From Glycine soja cultivar W05 chromosome 4, ASM419377v2, whole genome shotgun sequence, the proteins below share one genomic window:
- the LOC114410429 gene encoding general transcription and DNA repair factor IIH subunit TFB4-like isoform X2 — translation MPSAPSKLYADDVSLLVVTLDTNPFFWSTFPFPFAEFLSQVLAFLNTILLLGQLNQVIVIATGCNSCGYVYDSTSDKNHGSTTGTMPALYSNLLHNLDEFLARDRQLDADASHAPGIVPSSLLSGSLSMALCYIQRAFRSGPMPPQPRILCLQGAADGPEQYVAIMNAIFSAQHSTVPIDSCYIGSNNSAFLQQASYITGGIYYKPPQLDGLYQYLSTVFATDLHSRAFLRLPKSVGVDFRASCFCHKQTIDMGYVCSVCLSIFCEHHDKCSTCGG, via the exons ATGCCTTCTGCTCCTTCCAAACTCTACGCAG ATGACGTGAGCCTCCTCGTTGTGACGCTAGACACCAACCCTTTCTTCTGGAGCACTTTTCCCTTCCCCTTCGCCGAGTTCCTCTCTCAA GTACTCGCTTTTCTCAACACGATCTTGCTCCTAGGCCAGCTCAACCAGGTCATCGTCATCGCCACCGGATGCAACTCTTGCGGCTACGTTTACGATTCCACTTCCGACAAGAACCATGGCTCCACCACTGGTACAATGCCCGCGCTTTATTCCAATTTACTTCACAATCTCGACGAGTTTCTCGCTAGGGACCGGCAATTAGACGCCGACGCCTCTCACGCACCGGGAATCGTTCCTTCTTCGCTGTTATCGGGCTCCTTGTCCATGGCGCTTTGTT ATATACAGAGAGCTTTTCGTTCGGGACCAATGCCTCCTCAGCCTCGG ATTTTATGTTTGCAAGGGGCTGCTGATGGACCAGAACA GTATGTGGCAATCATGAATGCAATATTCTCTGCACAGCACTCTACA GTTCCTATAGATTCTTGTTATATTGGTTCAAACAATTCTGCATTCCTCCAGCAG GCTTCATACATAACTGGTGGAATATATTACAAGCCTCCCCAATTGGACGGGCTTTATCAATATCTTTCA ACAGTGTTTGCAACTGATTTGCATTCTCGTGCATTTTTACGGCTTCCTAAATCTGTGGGTGTGGATTTTCGTGCCTC GTGTTTCTGCCATAAACAAACAATTGACATGGGCTATGTGTGTTCTGTATGCTTATCCATATTCTGTGAGCACCATGATAAGTGTTCAACCTGTGG GGGTTAG
- the LOC114410429 gene encoding general transcription and DNA repair factor IIH subunit TFB4-like isoform X1, which yields MPSAPSKLYADDVSLLVVTLDTNPFFWSTFPFPFAEFLSQVLAFLNTILLLGQLNQVIVIATGCNSCGYVYDSTSDKNHGSTTGTMPALYSNLLHNLDEFLARDRQLDADASHAPGIVPSSLLSGSLSMALCYIQRAFRSGPMPPQPRILCLQGAADGPEQYVAIMNAIFSAQHSTVPIDSCYIGSNNSAFLQQASYITGGIYYKPPQLDGLYQYLSTVFATDLHSRAFLRLPKSVGVDFRASCFCHKQTIDMGYVCSVCLSIFCEHHDKCSTCGSVFGQAQLDASAADRQRKA from the exons ATGCCTTCTGCTCCTTCCAAACTCTACGCAG ATGACGTGAGCCTCCTCGTTGTGACGCTAGACACCAACCCTTTCTTCTGGAGCACTTTTCCCTTCCCCTTCGCCGAGTTCCTCTCTCAA GTACTCGCTTTTCTCAACACGATCTTGCTCCTAGGCCAGCTCAACCAGGTCATCGTCATCGCCACCGGATGCAACTCTTGCGGCTACGTTTACGATTCCACTTCCGACAAGAACCATGGCTCCACCACTGGTACAATGCCCGCGCTTTATTCCAATTTACTTCACAATCTCGACGAGTTTCTCGCTAGGGACCGGCAATTAGACGCCGACGCCTCTCACGCACCGGGAATCGTTCCTTCTTCGCTGTTATCGGGCTCCTTGTCCATGGCGCTTTGTT ATATACAGAGAGCTTTTCGTTCGGGACCAATGCCTCCTCAGCCTCGG ATTTTATGTTTGCAAGGGGCTGCTGATGGACCAGAACA GTATGTGGCAATCATGAATGCAATATTCTCTGCACAGCACTCTACA GTTCCTATAGATTCTTGTTATATTGGTTCAAACAATTCTGCATTCCTCCAGCAG GCTTCATACATAACTGGTGGAATATATTACAAGCCTCCCCAATTGGACGGGCTTTATCAATATCTTTCA ACAGTGTTTGCAACTGATTTGCATTCTCGTGCATTTTTACGGCTTCCTAAATCTGTGGGTGTGGATTTTCGTGCCTC GTGTTTCTGCCATAAACAAACAATTGACATGGGCTATGTGTGTTCTGTATGCTTATCCATATTCTGTGAGCACCATGATAAGTGTTCAACCTGTGG GTCTGTATTTGGCCAGGCTCAACTAGATGCCTCAGCAGCCGACCGGCAAAGAAAGGCTTGA
- the LOC114410430 gene encoding DNA ligase 1-like isoform X1 translates to MAEASEGTTKKEEILESQIETAMRSRVSHFKEQSDSLTFEGVRRLLEKDLGLEEYALDVHKRFIKQCLLKCLEGVGDDDGPKISGKEGEKGSSIQESEEPKEECESKDAKDLCPEDEEKMEDSPVLGLLKEQKRAKLETKDDKGNGTKVVPSEALIKKAVRKRSSYIKANAEKITMAGLRRLLEEDLKLDKFTLDPYKKFVSQQLDEVLTSSEVPEPAKNAKKIVKKKPDTKVTKKVSSEENSDTSDKETDEEDEVKPRKKIPPKGKVKTSVQPKKRKGEESDLSSKKRVKPAKAASEDNSDAEDNGKNSEDDQSHSSPEKPSKKKEVSNPVYGKRVEHLKSVIKACGMSVPPVIYKKVKQVPENKREGQLIKELEEILSREGLSSNPSEKEIKEVKRKKARAKELEGIDLSNIVSSSRRRSTSSYTSPPPKPKVPVETSGNGAEGSDNDDEDNDNEEDEEDEEEDSGDDDGSQSEEFNDDEEDSD, encoded by the exons atGGCAGAAGCCAGCGAAGGGACGACGAAGAAGGAGGAGATTTTAGAGTCTCAGATTGAAACCGCTATGCGTTCTCGCGTCTCTCACTTCAAGGAACAATCTGA CTCCTTGACGTTCGAGGGTGTTCGTCGATTGCTCGAGAAAGACTTGGGATTGGAGGAGTATGCTTTGGATGTGCACAAGAGATTTATCAAGCAATGCTTGCTCAAG TGCTTAGAAGGGGTAGGAGATGATGATGGGCCAAAGATATCAGGGAAAGAAGGGGAAAAAGGTTCAAGTATACAAGAGTCAGAAGAACCAAAAGAAGAATGTGAATCAAAAGATGCGAAGGATCTTTGCCCTGAAGATGAGGAGAAGATGGAAGACTCTCCAGTCTTAGGTCTTCTTAAAGAACAAAAAAGGGCTAAACTTGAAACCAAGGATGATAAAGGCAATGGAACCAAAGTAGTTCCAAGTGAGGCTCTAATTAAGAAAGCTGTTAGAAAAAGATCTTCGTACATCAAGGCTAATGCAGA GAAAATCACTATGGCTGGTCTTCGTCGACTCTTGGAGGAAGATCTTAAACTTGATAAATTTACTCTTGATCCCTATAAGAAGTTTGTAAGTCAACAGCTTGATGAG GTATTAACATCTTCAGAAGTTCCCGAACCTGCAAAGAATGCTAAGAAAATTGTTAAGAAAAAACCTGATACCAAAGTAACTAAAAAGGTCAGCAGTGAAGAGAACTCTGATACTTCAGATAAGGAGACCGATGAGGAAGATGAAGTTAAacctagaaaaaaaattcctccAAAAGGCAAGGTGAAGACTTCTGTCCAACCCAAAAAGCGTAAAGGAGAGGAGTCTGATCTATCCAGTAAGAAAAGGGTCAAACCTGCTAAAGCAGCCTCAGAAGACAATAGTGATGCAGAAGATAATGGGAAGAACTCTGAAGATGATCAGTCCCATTCATCACCAGAGAAACCTTCCAAG AAGAAAGAAGTTTCAAATCCTGTGTATGGTAAACGTGTGGAGCACTTAAAGTCTGTTATTAAAGCATGTGGAATGAG TGTTCCTCCCGTAATTTACAAAAAAGTCAAGCAAGTGCCTGAAAACAAACGAGAAGGGCAGCTAATTAAGGAGTTGGAGGAAATACTGTCTAGAGAAGGGTTGTCTTCAAATCCATCTGAAAAGG AAATCAAAGAAGTAAAAAGGAAGAAGGCGAGAGCCAAAGAACTTGAGGGTATTGATCTAAGCAATATTGTGTCAAGTTCACGTAGAAGATCAACAAGTAGTTATACATCTCCACCTCCAAAGCCAAAGGTTCCAGTTGAAACCAGTGGCAATGGGGCTGAAGGTAGTGATAATGACGATGAAGATAATGAtaatgaagaggatgaagaagatgaggaagaGGATAGCGGTGACGATGATGGAAGTCAGAGTGAAGAATTTAACGATG ATGAAGAGGACAGCGATTGA
- the LOC114410430 gene encoding nucleolin 1-like isoform X2, with protein sequence MAEASEGTTKKEEILESQIETAMRSRVSHFKEQSDSLTFEGVRRLLEKDLGLEEYALDVHKRFIKQCLLKCLEGVGDDDGPKISGKEGEKGSSIQESEEPKEECESKDAKDLCPEDEEKMEDSPVLGLLKEQKRAKLETKDDKGNGTKVVPSEALIKKAVRKRSSYIKANAEKITMAGLRRLLEEDLKLDKFTLDPYKKFVSQQLDEVLTSSEVPEPAKNAKKIVKKKPDTKVTKKVSSEENSDTSDKETDEEDEVKPRKKIPPKGKVKTSVQPKKRKGEESDLSSKKRVKPAKAASEDNSDAEDNGKNSEDDQSHSSPEKPSKKKEVSNPVYGKRVEHLKSVIKACGMSVPPVIYKKVKQVPENKREGQLIKELEEILSREGLSSNPSEKVCIFSSFTQKSKK encoded by the exons atGGCAGAAGCCAGCGAAGGGACGACGAAGAAGGAGGAGATTTTAGAGTCTCAGATTGAAACCGCTATGCGTTCTCGCGTCTCTCACTTCAAGGAACAATCTGA CTCCTTGACGTTCGAGGGTGTTCGTCGATTGCTCGAGAAAGACTTGGGATTGGAGGAGTATGCTTTGGATGTGCACAAGAGATTTATCAAGCAATGCTTGCTCAAG TGCTTAGAAGGGGTAGGAGATGATGATGGGCCAAAGATATCAGGGAAAGAAGGGGAAAAAGGTTCAAGTATACAAGAGTCAGAAGAACCAAAAGAAGAATGTGAATCAAAAGATGCGAAGGATCTTTGCCCTGAAGATGAGGAGAAGATGGAAGACTCTCCAGTCTTAGGTCTTCTTAAAGAACAAAAAAGGGCTAAACTTGAAACCAAGGATGATAAAGGCAATGGAACCAAAGTAGTTCCAAGTGAGGCTCTAATTAAGAAAGCTGTTAGAAAAAGATCTTCGTACATCAAGGCTAATGCAGA GAAAATCACTATGGCTGGTCTTCGTCGACTCTTGGAGGAAGATCTTAAACTTGATAAATTTACTCTTGATCCCTATAAGAAGTTTGTAAGTCAACAGCTTGATGAG GTATTAACATCTTCAGAAGTTCCCGAACCTGCAAAGAATGCTAAGAAAATTGTTAAGAAAAAACCTGATACCAAAGTAACTAAAAAGGTCAGCAGTGAAGAGAACTCTGATACTTCAGATAAGGAGACCGATGAGGAAGATGAAGTTAAacctagaaaaaaaattcctccAAAAGGCAAGGTGAAGACTTCTGTCCAACCCAAAAAGCGTAAAGGAGAGGAGTCTGATCTATCCAGTAAGAAAAGGGTCAAACCTGCTAAAGCAGCCTCAGAAGACAATAGTGATGCAGAAGATAATGGGAAGAACTCTGAAGATGATCAGTCCCATTCATCACCAGAGAAACCTTCCAAG AAGAAAGAAGTTTCAAATCCTGTGTATGGTAAACGTGTGGAGCACTTAAAGTCTGTTATTAAAGCATGTGGAATGAG TGTTCCTCCCGTAATTTACAAAAAAGTCAAGCAAGTGCCTGAAAACAAACGAGAAGGGCAGCTAATTAAGGAGTTGGAGGAAATACTGTCTAGAGAAGGGTTGTCTTCAAATCCATCTGAAAAGG TATGTATATTTTCCTCATTTACTCAGAAATCAAAGAAGTAA
- the LOC114410431 gene encoding WAT1-related protein At4g08300-like has product MEDQNGSGKLSQGLRKVKPYLAILSLQFGYSGMYIITMVSFKHGMSHWILSVYRHVVAAIIIVPFALVLERKIRPKMTLPIFLRIVALGFLEPVLDQNLYNMGMKMTSTTFASATVNVLPAITFVMALVFRLEKVNLRKFHSVAKVIGTVITVSGAMVMTLYKGPAFQIIKGGGAMSHHSNSSSTSTTEPSDQHWIVGTVYLISSCASWAGFFILQSFTLKKYPAELSLTAWICVMGIIEGSIASFIFERDFSVWAIGWDSRLLACVYSGVICSGMAYYVQGVVTRERGPVFVTSFSPLCMIITAALGSLVLAEQVHLGSIFGAILIVCGLYTVVWGKSKDRKSTREIEKGESRELPIKDGTKSASDIYEGIEINVPAEVLKKGEGKNVPPTTS; this is encoded by the exons ATGGAGGACCAAAATGGTAGTGGTAAGTTGAGCCAAGGGCTTCGCAAAGTGAAGCCTTACCTTGCTATATTGTCCCTTCAATTTGGCTACTCAGGGATGTATATCATCACTATGGTTTCCTTCAAGCATGGAATGAGTCATTGGATACTCTCAGTGTATCGTCATGTAGTTGCCGCTATTATAATAGTCCCTTTTGCACTTGTCCTTGAAAG AAAAATAAGACCAAAGATGACTCTTCCCATCTTCCTGAGGATAGTGGCACTTGGTTTCCTTGA GCCAGTGCTAGATCAGAACTTGTACAACATGGGGATGAAAATGACCTCAACAACGTTTGCATCCGCCACTGTTAATGTCCTCCCGGCCATTACTTTTGTAATGGCACTCGTTTTCAG GCTAGAGAAGGTGAACTTGAGAAAATTTCACAGTGTAGCCAAGGTCATTGGAACCGTTATAACAGTTTCAGGAGCTATGGTTATGACTCTGTACAAAGGCCCTGCCTTCCAAATCATAAAGGGTGGAGGAGCCATGAGCCACCATAGCAACTCTAGCAGTACCAGTACCACCGAACCCTCTGACCAGCACTGGATAGTTGGAACTGTTTATCTCATATCAAGTTGTGCTAGTTGGGCTGGCTTCTTCATTTTGCAA TCATTCACTTTGAAGAAGTACCCAGCAGAGCTCTCACTGACAGCTTGGATATGCGTGATGGGTATTATTGAGGGTTCAATCGCATCCTTTATATTTGAACGAGACTTTAGTGTATGGGCTATAGGCTGGGACTCAAGACTTCTTGCTTGTGTTTACTCT GGGGTGATATGTTCTGGAATGGCGTATTATGTACAAGGGGTTGTAACCAGGGAACGTGGACCAGTGTTTGTGACTTCTTTCAGCCCTCTATGTATGATTATCACCGCTGCATTGGGTTCCCTTGTCTTAGCCGAGCAAGTTCATCTAGGAAG TATATTTGGGGCAATTCTCATTGTGTGCGGACTTTACACTGTGGTGTGGGGCAAAAGCAAAGACCGTAAGAGCACAAGAGAAATAGAGAAAGGTGAAAGCCGAGAATTGCCAATAAAGGACGGTACAAAATCAGCGTCAGACATTTATGAAGGCATTGAGATCAATGTTCCTGCTGAGGTGTTGAAGAAAGGAGAAGGGAAAAATGTCCCACCAACAACATCATGA